A stretch of Camelina sativa cultivar DH55 chromosome 18, Cs, whole genome shotgun sequence DNA encodes these proteins:
- the LOC104761407 gene encoding VQ motif-containing protein 33, translating to MEVSTSSMSSKPEQIMQNSPPTMISSPRFQPHTTRSPHHHDQHQQHLSNPYPTTFVQADTSTFKQVVQMLTGSATDTTTGKHHEVPSPANNNNKGSSFSIPPIKKTNSFKLYERRQNNNNNMFAKNDLMINTLRLQNSQRLMFTGGNSSHHQSPRFSPRNASSSDNILLSPSMLDFPKLGLNSPVTPLRSNDDPFNKSSPLSLGNSSSEEDKAIAEKGFYLHPSPVSTPRDSQPLLLPLFPVTSPARNP from the coding sequence ATGGAAGTTTCAACATCATCCATGTCTTCAAAACCAGAACAAATAATGCAAAACTCACCTCCTACCATGATCTCATCTCCTAGGTTTCAGCCTCATACGACAAGATctcctcatcatcatgatcaacatcaacaacatctctcaAATCCTTACCCAACAACATTTGTTCAAGCAGACACTTCCACTTTCAAACAAGTCGTTCAGATGCTCACCGGGTCCGCCACCGATACCACCACCGGGAAGCATCACGAAGTTCCTTCTCCGgcgaacaacaacaacaagggaTCAAGTTTCTCGATTCCTcccatcaagaaaacaaacagcTTCAAGCTCTACGAGAGACgacaaaataacaacaacaatatgtTCGCTAAGAATGATTTAATGATCAACACGTTAAGGCTTCAAAACTCTCAGAGATTGATGTTCACAGGAGGAAACAGTAGTCATCATCAAAGCCCGAGATTCTCTCCGAGGAACGCCTCATCATCAGATAATATTCTTCTGTCTCCAAGCATGCTGGATTTCCCAAAGCTAGGGCTAAACAGTCCCGTGACGCCACTGAGAAGCAACGATGACCCCTTCAACAAGTCATCGCCTTTATCATTAGGGAACTCATCATCTGAAGAAGACAAAGCCATTGCTGAGAAAGGCTTTTATCTTCATCCTTCTCCAGTCTCAACTCCTAGAGATTCTCAGCCactgcttcttcctctttttccgGTTACTTCTCCTGCGAGAAACCCTTAA
- the LOC104761408 gene encoding probable bifunctional methylthioribulose-1-phosphate dehydratase/enolase-phosphatase E1 isoform X1 — MAAVVGKAAAMTGFPQAYLEGKELKETSSLVTELCRHFYTQGWVSGTGGSITMKVHDASIPKAEQLIVMSPSGVQKERMQPEDMYILSANGSIISSPSPKPYPNKPPKCTDCAPLFMKNRRLSLGKRLRKLGYKAYEMRNAGAVIHSHGMESCLVTMLNPQAKEFRITHMEMIKGIQGHGYYDELVVPIIENTAYENELTDSLTKAIEAYPKATAVLVRNHGVYIWGDSWIHAKTQAECYHYLFDAAIKLHQLGLDAATPDHGPIRRTIHSQNQISTKLSVKSGVKDSQNQIDSPQQCIVLDIEGTTTPITFVTDVLFPYARQNVGKHLSLTYDTAETQEDIKLLRSQVEEDLRQGVTGAVPIPHADEGKDNVIAAMVSNVEAMIRADRKITALKELQGHIWRTGFNCNELKSVVFEDVAEALEKWHSSGIKVYIYSSGSRLAQRLLFGNTNYGDLRKYLSGFFDTTIGNKKESRSYKEIAETLGVDDPSEILFVTDVYQEATAAKAAGLEAIISIRPGNAPLPENHGFKTVTTFSQI; from the exons ATGGCGGCGGTTGTGGGTAAAGCAGCGGCGATGACAGGGTTTCCACAGGCGTATCTTGAGGGTAAAGAATTGAAGGAGACGAGTTCGTTGGTAACTGAGCTCTGTCGTCATTTTTATACTCAAGGTTGGGTATCTGGAACTGGTGGTAGCATAACGATGAAGGTTCATGATGCTTCAATCCCTAAAGCTGAGCAACTCATCGTCATGTCTCCTTCAG GTGTTCAAAAGGAGAGGATGCAACCGGAAGATATGTACATTTTATCTGCAAATGGATCAATCATATCATCACCTTCTCCAAAGCCATACCCAAATAAGCCTCCCAAGTGTACTGATTGTGCTCCTCTATTCATGAAG AACAGGCGGCTTTCTTTGGGAAAACGCTTGCGAAAACTCGGTTACAAG GCTTATGAGATGCGAAATGCCGGAGCTGTTATACACAGTCATGGCATGGAATCTTGTCTTGTGACAATGCTGAATCCGCAAGCCAAAGAATTCCGT ATAACTCACATGGAGATGATAAAGGGGATTCAAGGTCACGGATACTATGATGAACTTGTTGTCCCAATCATAGAGAACACAGCATATGAGAATGAACTAACAGATTCGCTCACCAAAGCT ATAGAAGCCTATCCAAAAGCAACGGCAGTACTGGTACGTAATCACGGCGTTTACATTTGGGGTGATTCTTGGATCCATGCTAAGACTCAG GCTGAATGTTACCATTATCTGTTCGATGCTGCCATCAAGCTTCATCAACTGGGTCTGGATGCAGCTACCCCAGACCACGGGCCTATCCGAAGAACCATACATTCACAGAATCAAATTTCCACAAAACTATCTGTGAAATCCGGAGTCAAGGATTCACAAAACCAAATAGATTCGCCTCAG CAATGCATTGTCCTCGACATTGAAGGAACAACTACTCCCATTACTTTCGTCACAGATGTTCTCTTTCCCTATGCTCGTCAAAACGTTGGAAAGCATCTCAGTTTGACATATGACACAGCAGAAACCCAAGAGGATATTAAGTTGTTGCGGTCTCAA GTTGAGGAAGACTTGAGACAGGGTGTAACAGGCGCAGTTCCTATCCCTCATGCTGATGAAGGAAAAGATAATGTCATTGCCGCTATGGTTTCTAACGTAGAGGCAATGATAAGAGCCGATAGAAAGATCACTGCTTTAAAGGAATTGCAa GGTCACATATGGCGAACGGGGTTTAATTGTAATGAACTGAAATCTGTTGTTTTCGAGGATGTAGCAGAGGCTTTAGAGAAATGGCATTCTTCAGGAATTAAG GTTTACATATATTCTAGTGGTAGTCGATTAGCGCAAAGGCTACTCTTCGGGAACACAAACTATGGTGATCTGAGAAAGTATTTATCTGGCTTCTTCGACACTACAATCGG aaacaagaaagaaagccGGAGTTACAAGGAGATTGCGGAAACATTGGGAGTGGATGATCCTTCAGAGATTCTGTTTGTAACAGATGTTTATCAAGAAGCCACAGCTGCAAAAGCCGCAg GTCTGGAGGCTATAATATCGATTCGGCCTGGAAACGCTCCATTACCGGAGAATCACGGGTTCAAGACTGTCACAACATTCTCCCAAATCTAG
- the LOC109130500 gene encoding indole glucosinolate O-methyltransferase 1-like, producing the protein MSTHFQAPITINPKPNPTKGEQEAEEEASLLARRLSNGASLPMVLKAALELGVIDTMVTVGDSLWLSPSEIAQRLPIKPSNPEAPVLLDRMLRFLASYLVFKCRSIVAEENGQTGKVERVTHLKDLILEGKDAFSSAHGMKLFEYIETNEGFGKVFNRAMLESSTMVMEKVLRDYEGFTDVKTLVDVGGGLGSTLVLITSKYPHLVGINFDLAVVLANAPSYPGMNHVII; encoded by the exons ATGTCAACCCATTTTCAAGCTCCCATAACCATTAACCCTAAACCTAATCCAACCAAAGGAGaacaagaagctgaagaagaggcAAGCTTGCTAGCGAGGAGGCTCTCGAATGGAGCTTCCTTGCCCATGGTTCTTAAAGCCGCCTTGGAACTCGGCGTGATCGACACCATGGTCACCGTAGGCGACAGCTTGTGGCTCTCACCTTCTGAGATTGCACAAAGACTCCCAATCAAACCGAGCAACCCGGAGGCTCCAGTTTTGCTAGACCGGATGCTGCGATTTCTTGCTAGCTATTTGGTTTTCAAATGCCGTTCCATTGTAGCAGAAGAGAACGGTCAAACCGGAAAAGTCGAGAGGGT gACACATCTCAAAGATTTGATACTAGAAGGAAAAGATGCATTTAGTTCTGCCCATGGGATGAAACTATTCGAATACATCGAAACCAATGAGGGATTTGGTAAAGTGTTCAACCGGGCTATGTTGGAATCTTCCACCATGGTTATGGAGAAGGTTCTTAGGGATTATGAAGGATTCACAGATGTGAAGACTTTGGTGGATGTTGGGGGAGGACTTGGTAGCACACTAGTCCTCATCACTTCCAAGTATCCTCATCTTGTTGGTATCAATTTCGATTTAGCTGTGGTGTTAGCCAATGCTCCTTCTTATCCCGGTATGAACCATGTGATTATTTAA
- the LOC104761408 gene encoding probable bifunctional methylthioribulose-1-phosphate dehydratase/enolase-phosphatase E1 isoform X2: MAAVVGKAAAMTGFPQAYLEGKELKETSSLVTELCRHFYTQGWVSGTGGSITMKVHDASIPKAEQLIVMSPSGVQKERMQPEDMYILSANGSIISSPSPKPYPNKPPKCTDCAPLFMKAYEMRNAGAVIHSHGMESCLVTMLNPQAKEFRITHMEMIKGIQGHGYYDELVVPIIENTAYENELTDSLTKAIEAYPKATAVLVRNHGVYIWGDSWIHAKTQAECYHYLFDAAIKLHQLGLDAATPDHGPIRRTIHSQNQISTKLSVKSGVKDSQNQIDSPQQCIVLDIEGTTTPITFVTDVLFPYARQNVGKHLSLTYDTAETQEDIKLLRSQVEEDLRQGVTGAVPIPHADEGKDNVIAAMVSNVEAMIRADRKITALKELQGHIWRTGFNCNELKSVVFEDVAEALEKWHSSGIKVYIYSSGSRLAQRLLFGNTNYGDLRKYLSGFFDTTIGNKKESRSYKEIAETLGVDDPSEILFVTDVYQEATAAKAAGLEAIISIRPGNAPLPENHGFKTVTTFSQI; encoded by the exons ATGGCGGCGGTTGTGGGTAAAGCAGCGGCGATGACAGGGTTTCCACAGGCGTATCTTGAGGGTAAAGAATTGAAGGAGACGAGTTCGTTGGTAACTGAGCTCTGTCGTCATTTTTATACTCAAGGTTGGGTATCTGGAACTGGTGGTAGCATAACGATGAAGGTTCATGATGCTTCAATCCCTAAAGCTGAGCAACTCATCGTCATGTCTCCTTCAG GTGTTCAAAAGGAGAGGATGCAACCGGAAGATATGTACATTTTATCTGCAAATGGATCAATCATATCATCACCTTCTCCAAAGCCATACCCAAATAAGCCTCCCAAGTGTACTGATTGTGCTCCTCTATTCATGAAG GCTTATGAGATGCGAAATGCCGGAGCTGTTATACACAGTCATGGCATGGAATCTTGTCTTGTGACAATGCTGAATCCGCAAGCCAAAGAATTCCGT ATAACTCACATGGAGATGATAAAGGGGATTCAAGGTCACGGATACTATGATGAACTTGTTGTCCCAATCATAGAGAACACAGCATATGAGAATGAACTAACAGATTCGCTCACCAAAGCT ATAGAAGCCTATCCAAAAGCAACGGCAGTACTGGTACGTAATCACGGCGTTTACATTTGGGGTGATTCTTGGATCCATGCTAAGACTCAG GCTGAATGTTACCATTATCTGTTCGATGCTGCCATCAAGCTTCATCAACTGGGTCTGGATGCAGCTACCCCAGACCACGGGCCTATCCGAAGAACCATACATTCACAGAATCAAATTTCCACAAAACTATCTGTGAAATCCGGAGTCAAGGATTCACAAAACCAAATAGATTCGCCTCAG CAATGCATTGTCCTCGACATTGAAGGAACAACTACTCCCATTACTTTCGTCACAGATGTTCTCTTTCCCTATGCTCGTCAAAACGTTGGAAAGCATCTCAGTTTGACATATGACACAGCAGAAACCCAAGAGGATATTAAGTTGTTGCGGTCTCAA GTTGAGGAAGACTTGAGACAGGGTGTAACAGGCGCAGTTCCTATCCCTCATGCTGATGAAGGAAAAGATAATGTCATTGCCGCTATGGTTTCTAACGTAGAGGCAATGATAAGAGCCGATAGAAAGATCACTGCTTTAAAGGAATTGCAa GGTCACATATGGCGAACGGGGTTTAATTGTAATGAACTGAAATCTGTTGTTTTCGAGGATGTAGCAGAGGCTTTAGAGAAATGGCATTCTTCAGGAATTAAG GTTTACATATATTCTAGTGGTAGTCGATTAGCGCAAAGGCTACTCTTCGGGAACACAAACTATGGTGATCTGAGAAAGTATTTATCTGGCTTCTTCGACACTACAATCGG aaacaagaaagaaagccGGAGTTACAAGGAGATTGCGGAAACATTGGGAGTGGATGATCCTTCAGAGATTCTGTTTGTAACAGATGTTTATCAAGAAGCCACAGCTGCAAAAGCCGCAg GTCTGGAGGCTATAATATCGATTCGGCCTGGAAACGCTCCATTACCGGAGAATCACGGGTTCAAGACTGTCACAACATTCTCCCAAATCTAG
- the LOC109130575 gene encoding late embryogenesis abundant protein 2-like — MSNNSQSMSFNAGQAKGQTQEKASNLVDKASNAAQSAKESLQEGGQQLKQKAQGASEAIKDKTGINN, encoded by the exons ATGTCTAACAACAGTCAGAGCATGAGCTTCAACGCTGGCCAAGCTAAAGGCCAAACCCAG GAGAAGGCAAGCAACTTGGTGGACAAGGCCTCCAATGCTGCCCAATCTGCTAAGGAATCTCTTCAAGag ggAGGACAGCAGCTGAAGCAGAAGGCACAAGGTGCGAGTGAGGCCATTAAGGACAAGACCGGCATCAACAACTGA
- the LOC104763440 gene encoding F-box/FBD/LRR-repeat protein At5g53840-like has translation MAKKKICNKGLISDLPDHCLCHVLSFLSTKDAIRTSVLSKRWRSLWQLVLGLDLDSRDLGLGFSSSRFSNIDEFVKLVDKFFNLHIESWIHKLRLHIRTFGSVDYTSYLTKWIDAATTRRIQHIDLHCELLFKVAVKVPLSLYTSKTLVHLRLVRVNLVSADFVSLPCLKTLHLEMVRYTDETTLEKLISCSPVLEDLTIIKYTEDNGKVIQVRSQTLKRLDIDQWYDRQYGIVIDAPLLQFLRIIAYEIKNIKIINIGLTAKVDIDANVLSILDPNDLTIRSMIRDFLIGISRVRCLVTSYATTKDIFLYMKLEPLPQFCNLSELSVICSISNLEMLLNLLKSCPKLESLRLKLVDYEKGKKAEVMSSTVPPCLVSSLKFVKLLFGYGCGTKLKVAKYFLENSTILEKLTLKNDYKEENVKHIRQTLHEIPRCSSTCKVVLYS, from the exons ATGGcgaagaaaaaaatttgtaacaaagGGTTGATAAGCGATTTACCTGATCATTGTTTATGCCACGTACTTAGTTTTCTTTCTACCAAGGATGCTATCAGGACAAGTGTTTTGTCCAAAAGATGGAGGAGTCTTTGGCAACTGGTTCTCGGATTGGACTTAGACTCCCGTGACCTAGGTCTTGGTTTCTCTTCCAGCCGGTTCTCGAATATTGATGAATTTGTGAAACTCGTTGACAAGTTTTTTAATCTCCACATAGAGTCATGGATACACAAACTCCGGTTACATATTCGTACTTTTGGTTCTGTTGACTACACGTCTTATCTCACCAAATGGATCGATGCTGCGACTACGCGTAGAATTCAACATATTGATCTTCATTGCGAACTCCTCTTCAAGGTTGCAGTGAAGGTACCTTTGAGCCTTTATACCTCTAAAACACTGGTACACTTACGACTTGTTCGTGTCAACTTGGTTAGTGCCGATTTTGTTTCCTTACCTTGTCTGAAGACCCTTCATTTAGAGATGGTTAGATATACTGATGAGACAACGTTGGAGAAACTGATTTCATGCTCACCAGTTCTAGAAGATTTAACCATTATCAAATATACTGAAGATAACGGAAAGGTTATACAAGTACGCTCTCAGACACTAAAGAGACTCGACATCGATCAGTGGTATGATCGACAATATGGAATTGTGATCGATGCTCCTCTACTCCAGTTTTTGAGGATTATAGCTTACGAGATAAAGAACATTAAAATCATCAATATAGGTCTCACTGCCAAGGTAGATATTGACGCCAACGTGCTCAGTATTTTGGATCCAAACGACTTAACCATCAGAAGCATGATACGCGATTTCCTCATCGGTATTTCAAGGGTCAGGTGTCTAGTCACTAGTTATGCTACTACCAAG GACATCTTTCTTTACATGAAACTGGAACCTCTGCCTCAGTTTTGTAACCTGTCCGAACTGAGTGTTATATGTTCTATTTCTAATCTGGAAATGTTGTTAAATCTTCTCAAGAGCTGCCCAAAACTAGAATCTCTCCGCTTG aAACTGGTTGACtatgaaaaaggtaaaaaagcaGAGGTGATGTCTTCGACAGTGCCACCGTGTTTGGTATCGTCGCTCAAGTTTGTTAAACTGCTCTTCGGATATGGATGTGGAACAAAACTAAAGGTAGCAAAGTACTTCCTAGAAAATTCAACAATTCTTGAGAAATTGACTCTGAAGAATGATTATAAGGAGGAAAATGTAAAGCACATTCGCCAAACGCTTCATGAAATACCAAGATGCTCTAGTACTTGTAAAGTTGTTCTTTATAGTTAG
- the LOC104761405 gene encoding RNA-binding protein 25-like codes for MGRDHDGSPPENTKRDVDDRDYRIKSSREKPSGAGKDSGEEKDVSRRRESKRRTKDGKESGSESGLESGSDSESEKEEERRRSRKDKGKRKSDRKSRRRRRDYSSSSGSDSESDYSSEYSDSEESESEDERRRRKRKRREREERERKRRRREKDKKKRKKSDKDGDRKKKKKKKKKKSEKVKKGAVTESWGKYGIIRETDMWNKRPEFTAWLLEVKEVNLESLPPWEEKKMFKDFMEDHNTGTFSSKKYYDIDGYYRQKLEKEMKKGLKKAGISERTVFNDEEQRRLEMQEVRERQKEEEVLALKRSMEGGMAQAMKEQARLKEEMVYLYKIGDMEGAAAIQRRLDPDVPM; via the exons ATGGGAAGAGACCACGACGGTTCTCCACCGGAGAACACGAAACGCGACGTTGATGATAGAGACTACAGGATAAAATCATCGAGAGAGAAACCGAGCGGTGCTGGAAAGGATTCAGGGGAAGAGAAAGATGTGAGTCGCCGCCGTGAATCAAAGAGGAGAACAAAAGACGGCAAAGAGTCTGGTTCCGAATCAGGTTTGGAGAGCGGAAGCGATTCTGAAtcggagaaggaagaagagagacgtAGAAGTAGAAAAGATAAAGGGAAGAGGAAATCAGATCGGAAATCTAGGAGAAGACGGCGTGATTATTCGAGTAGTAGTGGCTCCGATTCGGAATCGGATTATTCGTCGGAGTATTCTGATTCTGAggagagtgagagtgaagatgagagaaggaggaggaagaggaagagaagagagagggaagagagagagaggaagagaaggagaagagagaaagataagaagaagaggaagaagtctgATAAAGATGGtgataggaagaagaagaagaagaagaagaagaagaagtctgaGAAAGTGAAGAAAGGAGCTGTCACTGAATCATGGGGCAAGTATGGAATCATCAGAGAAACTGATATGTG GAATAAACGACCAGAGTTCACAGCATGGTTGCTTGAAGTTAAAGAG GTTAACTTGGAAAGCTTGCCACCttgggaagagaagaagatgttcaAAGA TTTTATGGAAGATCACAACACTGGTACATTTTCTTCGAAGAA ATACTATGACATTGATGGGTACTACAGacaaaagttggaaaaagagatgaaaaaggGTTTGAAGAAAGCTGGGATTAGTGAACGTACTGTGTTCAATGATGAGGAACAACGCAG GCTAGAGATGCAGGAAGTACGCGAAAGgcagaaggaagaagaagttttagcTCTAAAGCGATCAATGGAAGGCGGAATG GCACAAGCCATGAAAGAGCAAGCTCGGCTAAAGGAAGAAATGGTTTACTTATACAAGATTGGGGACATGGAG GGAGCAGCAGCTATACAGAGAAGGTTGGATCCAGATGTTCCTATGTGA